A single region of the Betta splendens chromosome 12, fBetSpl5.4, whole genome shotgun sequence genome encodes:
- the LOC129604968 gene encoding endonuclease domain-containing 1 protein-like codes for MASLKTWCLLPLSVLILQFITPTETEVVATVSKCNDFFFENVPPQIKSIMPNGKIMNRVRFKVICQTYENDKRFVTVYDITNKIPVFSAYKYKGAKEGAKEGRPKEWKIEPQLENSKKGPNMEDSEKDEYTNQASDKDYRWEDKTGKKIKEYKNFNRGHLFPSSYASDENDKESTFTLTNIVPQSITFNSGSWGEMEKCVKKKILDNSCLNKEAFVVTGAIPSNNKTGKINIPSVLWSAFCCYSAKLKRTVAGAHWGDNIAEDPKQPKQLKMKTLEELKEQFHIDVFPGKECPREEIIEDLDGEEL; via the exons ATGGCTTCACTGAAAACATGGTGTCTCCTGCCCCTCAGCGTGCTCATCCTACAGTTCATTACTCCCACAGAAACAGAAGTTGTGGCGACTGTTTCAAAgtgtaatgattttttttttgaaaatgtaCCACCACAGATCAAAAGCATCATGCCAAATGGCAAAATCATGAATCGGGTCAGATTTAAAGTCATTTGTCAGACTTATGAGAATGACAAAAGGTTTGTGACAGTTTATGACATCACCAACAAGATCCCAGTGTTTTCTGCTTACAAGTACAAAGGAGCAAAGGAAGGAGCAAAGGAAGGAAGACCAAAGGAATGGAAGATCGAGCCACAG CTTGAAAACTCAAAAAAAGGCCCCAATATGGAGGATAGTGAGAAGGACGAATACACCAACCAAGCCAGTGACAAGGATTATAGATGGGAAGATAAGACAGGAAAAAAGATTAAGGAATACAAGAATTTTAACAGAGGCCACTTATTTCCATCTTCTTATGCCTctgatgaaaatgacaaagaGTCAACATTCACTCTGACAAACATCGTTCCACAGTCAATCACTTTCAACAGCGGCAGTTGGGGAGAAATGGAGAAATGTGTTAAGAAAAAAATCCTAGACAACTCCTGCTTAAACAAAGAAGCTTTTGTTGTCACCGGAGCGATCCCTAGCaataataaaacaggcaaaattAATATACCATCAGTGCTTTGGTCAGCTTTCTGTTGTTACAGTGCAAAACTTAAAAGGACTGTAGCAGGGGCACACTGGGGAGACAACATTGCCGAAGACCCCAAACAACCTAAGCAGCTCAAGATGAAAACGTTGGAAGAACTCAAAGAACAATTTCATATTGACGTGTTTCCTGGAAAAGAGTGTCCTCGTGAAGAAATC